One stretch of Amycolatopsis tolypomycina DNA includes these proteins:
- the mgrA gene encoding L-glyceraldehyde 3-phosphate reductase — translation MTYVAASGRYDSIPYRRCGRSGLKLPAISLGLWHNFGHDKPLETQRAITRRAFDLGITHFDLANNYGPPYGSAEENFGRLLATDFRPYRDELVISTKAGYDMWPGPYGEWGSRKYLLSSLDQSLGRLGLDYVDIFYSHRFDPETPLEETVGALDAAVRAGKALYVGISSYSSERTAETARLLRELGTPLLIHQPSYSMLNRWIEADGLLDTLAEAGAGCIAFSPLAQGLLTDKYLNGVPADSRAAQGKSLDPDTLDAARLGRVRALNDIAGRRGQSLAQLALAWALRDSRVTSVLIGASSVRQLEDNVGALGNLDFSPEELTEIDSHATDADINLWKRSSDG, via the coding sequence GTGACCTACGTTGCGGCATCCGGCCGATACGACTCGATTCCCTACCGGCGCTGCGGGCGTTCCGGGCTGAAGCTGCCGGCGATCTCGCTCGGGCTGTGGCACAACTTCGGCCACGACAAGCCCCTGGAGACCCAGCGCGCGATCACCCGCCGCGCGTTCGACCTGGGCATCACCCACTTCGACCTGGCCAACAACTACGGCCCGCCCTACGGCTCGGCTGAGGAGAACTTCGGCAGGCTGCTGGCCACGGACTTCCGGCCCTACCGCGACGAGCTGGTGATCTCCACCAAGGCCGGCTACGACATGTGGCCCGGCCCGTACGGCGAGTGGGGCTCCCGCAAGTACCTGCTGTCCTCACTGGACCAGTCGCTCGGCCGGCTCGGCCTGGACTACGTCGACATCTTCTATTCGCACCGCTTCGACCCCGAGACGCCGCTGGAGGAGACGGTCGGAGCGCTCGACGCCGCCGTCCGCGCCGGGAAGGCGCTGTACGTCGGGATCTCGTCCTACAGTTCGGAGCGCACGGCGGAGACGGCCCGGCTGCTGCGGGAGCTCGGCACGCCGCTGCTGATCCACCAGCCGTCGTATTCGATGCTCAACCGCTGGATCGAGGCCGACGGCCTGCTCGACACCCTGGCGGAGGCGGGCGCCGGCTGCATCGCGTTCTCGCCGTTGGCCCAGGGCCTCCTGACGGACAAGTACCTCAACGGAGTGCCGGCGGATTCCCGCGCGGCGCAGGGCAAGTCCCTGGACCCGGACACCCTCGACGCCGCCCGGCTCGGCCGCGTCCGCGCACTGAACGACATCGCCGGCCGCCGCGGGCAGTCGCTGGCACAGCTGGCGCTGGCGTGGGCCTTGCGCGACAGCCGGGTGACATCGGTGCTGATCGGCGCGAGCAGCGTGCGGCAGCTGGAGGACAACGTGGGTGCGCTGGGGAACCTGGATTTCTCGCCGGAGGAGCTGACGGAGATCGACAGCCACGCGACGGACGCGGACATCAACCTGTGGAAGCGCTCATCCGACGGCTGA
- a CDS encoding AAA family ATPase gives MGTGFFTSVDDVSAKLAEAGYLASTAVATTVFLADRLGKPLLVEGPAGVGKTELAKAVAQVSGSRLVRLQCYEGIDEARALYEWNHAKQLLRITAGRDETWEQARTDIFGEEFLLRRPLLTAISSDEPTVLLIDETDKADMEVEGLLLEVLGDFQVTVPELGTITATRAPFAVLTSNATRELSEALRRRCLFLHIDFPDEELERDIVRLKVPGIDAALADSVVRVIAALRAMDLRKLPSVAETIDWARTLLALGASTLDDDVVRESLGVVLKHQDDIAKAGAGLKLEQVLDAS, from the coding sequence GTGGGCACCGGATTCTTCACCTCCGTCGACGACGTGTCGGCCAAGCTGGCCGAAGCCGGCTACCTGGCGTCCACGGCGGTGGCGACCACGGTCTTCCTGGCCGATCGGCTCGGCAAGCCACTGCTGGTCGAGGGCCCGGCCGGCGTCGGCAAGACCGAGCTCGCCAAGGCCGTCGCCCAGGTCAGCGGTTCGCGGCTCGTGCGCCTGCAGTGCTACGAAGGCATCGACGAGGCCCGTGCGCTGTACGAGTGGAACCACGCGAAGCAGCTGCTGCGGATCACCGCCGGCCGCGACGAGACGTGGGAGCAGGCCCGCACCGACATCTTCGGCGAAGAATTCCTGCTGCGCCGCCCGCTGCTGACGGCGATCTCCTCCGACGAGCCGACCGTGCTGCTGATCGACGAGACCGACAAGGCCGACATGGAGGTCGAGGGCCTGCTGCTGGAGGTGCTCGGCGACTTCCAGGTCACCGTGCCCGAGCTCGGCACGATCACCGCCACGCGCGCGCCGTTCGCCGTGCTGACGTCCAACGCGACCCGCGAGCTGTCCGAGGCGCTGCGCCGCCGGTGCCTGTTCCTGCACATCGACTTCCCGGACGAGGAGCTCGAACGCGACATCGTCCGGCTCAAGGTCCCCGGGATCGACGCCGCCCTCGCCGACTCCGTCGTCCGGGTGATCGCCGCGCTGCGCGCGATGGACCTGCGCAAGCTGCCTTCGGTCGCCGAGACCATCGACTGGGCCCGCACGCTCCTCGCGCTCGGCGCCTCGACCCTGGACGACGACGTCGTGCGCGAGAGCCTCGGCGTCGTCCTCAAGCACCAGGACGACATCGCCAAGGCCGGCGCCGGCCTGAAGCTCGAACAGGTCCTGGACGCGTCGTGA
- a CDS encoding vWA domain-containing protein — protein sequence MTGGVPERLASFVRALRAQGIPAGPAETVDAAAALEVLGMDDRALVREGLAAALVRRGGQRAVFDAAFDLYFPAGVGAPERAREEPSTLEELREELAAALADGDRQALSQLAGLAVDMLGQYGSASGPGGGFSAHQTLERLQPQTLIARVLAAVRGGGARGEFTDRLDRDEIRRRVEGFRGQVRTEARRRAAEVRGRERVAKHAIAPSPDRVDFLIASRTQLAELRRTIQPLSRKLATRLAARRKRTTRGQIDLRRTLRRSLSTGGVPLRPAYRHRRPGRPEIVLLCDLSGSVAGFANFTMLLVQALRDQFGKIRVFAFVDSTDEVTHLVTTGAADPEHLGARMLSEAALVRWDGHSDYGGSLRQFTENWLDAVGPRTSVLILGDARTNGGDPNLDAVREIKARARHVYWLNPERRSLWSTGDSAALEYADVVEMHECRTVHQLGTLVTRLLPV from the coding sequence GTGACCGGCGGCGTGCCGGAGCGGCTCGCGTCGTTCGTGCGCGCCCTGCGGGCCCAGGGCATCCCGGCCGGACCCGCCGAGACGGTCGACGCCGCGGCCGCGCTCGAAGTCCTCGGGATGGACGACCGGGCACTCGTCCGCGAGGGCCTGGCCGCGGCGCTGGTCCGGCGCGGCGGGCAGCGCGCGGTCTTCGACGCCGCGTTCGACCTCTACTTCCCGGCCGGGGTCGGCGCACCCGAACGAGCCCGCGAAGAGCCGTCGACGCTGGAAGAGCTGCGCGAAGAACTGGCCGCCGCCCTCGCCGACGGCGACCGGCAGGCCCTGTCCCAGCTGGCCGGCCTCGCCGTCGACATGCTGGGCCAGTACGGCTCGGCGTCCGGACCGGGGGGCGGCTTCTCCGCCCACCAGACCCTGGAACGGCTCCAGCCGCAGACGCTCATCGCGCGGGTGCTGGCCGCGGTCCGCGGTGGTGGCGCGCGCGGCGAGTTCACCGACCGGCTCGACCGCGACGAGATCCGCCGCCGCGTCGAGGGCTTCCGCGGGCAGGTCCGCACCGAGGCGCGGCGCCGCGCGGCCGAGGTCCGCGGCCGCGAGCGGGTCGCCAAGCACGCCATCGCGCCGTCACCCGACCGGGTCGACTTCCTCATCGCCAGCCGCACCCAGCTCGCCGAGCTGCGGCGCACGATCCAGCCGCTGTCCCGCAAGCTGGCGACGCGGCTGGCCGCGCGCCGCAAGCGGACCACGCGCGGGCAGATCGACCTGCGCCGCACGCTGCGGCGGTCCCTGTCGACCGGCGGCGTCCCGCTGCGGCCCGCCTACCGCCACCGGCGGCCCGGGCGGCCGGAAATCGTGCTGCTGTGCGATCTTTCCGGCTCGGTGGCGGGGTTCGCGAACTTCACCATGCTGCTGGTGCAGGCGCTGCGCGACCAGTTCGGCAAGATCCGCGTGTTCGCGTTCGTGGACAGCACCGACGAGGTCACCCACCTGGTCACCACCGGCGCGGCGGACCCCGAACACCTGGGCGCGCGCATGCTCTCCGAGGCGGCGCTGGTGCGCTGGGACGGCCACAGCGACTACGGCGGCTCCCTGCGCCAGTTCACCGAGAACTGGCTCGACGCGGTCGGCCCGCGGACGTCGGTGCTGATCCTCGGCGACGCCCGCACCAACGGCGGCGACCCGAACCTCGACGCGGTCCGCGAGATCAAGGCCCGCGCGCGGCACGTCTACTGGCTCAACCCGGAACGGCGGTCGCTGTGGTCCACCGGGGACTCGGCGGCGCTGGAATACGCCGACGTCGTCGAGATGCACGAGTGCCGCACGGTGCACCAGCTCGGCACGCTGGTCACCCGCCTGCTGCCGGTGTGA
- the add gene encoding adenosine deaminase, translating to MRDLAALPKAHLHVHLESTIRPATLRELGAANGVDVPGEPPVFDGFRAFADYNALIRSCLRRPEDFERIAREYCEDEAAQGTRYAEVTFTAASHGERLGDLEMPLASVLKGLSTSTELEWRLLLDHSRRRSVERAERTLDLALKYDEVFAIGMAGEENHSLRPFATLFEKAHAAGIHLLHHTGEDAGPDSIREALEVGRTERLGHGIHVLDDPSLVAEVRDRGLALEVCPSSNVTLGLVPSLPEHPLPRLLDAGLTVTLNTDVPSVTGAALAEEYARVQEAFGYDDAAMADFARASVTASFAPEATKAQILRDIDTWLTPAAGG from the coding sequence ATGCGCGACCTGGCCGCCCTGCCGAAGGCCCACCTGCACGTCCACCTGGAGAGCACGATCCGCCCGGCCACGCTCCGCGAGCTGGGCGCGGCGAACGGCGTCGACGTCCCGGGCGAACCCCCGGTGTTCGACGGCTTCCGCGCCTTCGCCGACTACAACGCGCTCATCCGATCCTGCCTCCGGCGTCCCGAAGACTTCGAACGCATCGCGCGCGAGTACTGCGAGGACGAAGCCGCCCAGGGCACGCGGTACGCCGAAGTCACCTTCACCGCGGCTTCGCACGGGGAACGCCTGGGCGACCTCGAAATGCCCCTCGCGTCCGTCCTCAAAGGACTGTCGACGAGCACGGAACTCGAGTGGCGCCTGCTGCTCGACCACTCCCGGCGCCGGTCGGTCGAGCGGGCCGAGCGCACCCTCGACCTCGCGCTGAAGTACGACGAAGTCTTCGCGATCGGCATGGCGGGCGAGGAAAACCACTCCCTGCGTCCGTTCGCGACACTCTTCGAGAAGGCCCACGCGGCCGGCATCCATCTGCTGCACCACACCGGCGAAGACGCCGGCCCGGACAGCATCCGCGAGGCCCTCGAAGTCGGCCGCACCGAACGGCTCGGCCACGGGATCCACGTCCTCGACGACCCGTCGCTCGTCGCCGAGGTCCGCGACCGCGGCCTGGCGCTGGAGGTCTGCCCGTCGTCGAACGTGACGCTGGGCCTGGTGCCGTCGCTGCCCGAGCACCCGCTCCCCCGGCTGCTCGACGCCGGCCTGACGGTCACGCTCAACACCGACGTCCCGTCGGTCACCGGCGCCGCGCTGGCCGAGGAATACGCCCGCGTGCAGGAAGCGTTCGGCTACGACGACGCCGCGATGGCGGACTTCGCGCGCGCGAGCGTCACGGCGTCCTTCGCGCCCGAAGCGACGAAGGCGCAGATCCTGCGGGACATCGACACCTGGCTCACACCGGCAGCAGGCGGGTGA
- a CDS encoding antitoxin: MKKLTMLAGAAGAARAYAKKNPEKVNQVVGKAAKFVDDKTKGKYRQQIAGAVRKVNSVTGQPGHPGHTTGR; the protein is encoded by the coding sequence ATGAAGAAGCTGACCATGCTGGCCGGCGCTGCCGGTGCGGCTCGTGCCTACGCCAAGAAGAACCCCGAAAAGGTGAACCAGGTCGTCGGCAAGGCCGCGAAGTTCGTCGACGACAAGACCAAGGGCAAGTACCGCCAGCAGATCGCCGGCGCGGTCCGCAAGGTCAACTCGGTGACCGGGCAGCCGGGCCACCCGGGGCACACTACCGGCCGGTAG
- the recQ gene encoding DNA helicase RecQ, protein MAETDLAPASEALETLRRVFGYDSFRGDQAAIVEHMIAGGDALVLMPTGGGKSLCYQIPALVRPGVGVVVSPLIALMQDQVDALRNAGVRAGFLNSTQDYAARQEVESAFLNGELDLLYLAPERLSVESTVRLLDRGKISLFAIDEAHCVAQWGHDFRPDYLQLSALHERWPEVPRIALTATATEATHKEITARLRLDEARHFVASFDRPNIQYRIVGKNSPQRQLLELLRTEHAGDAGIVYCLSRNSVEKTAEFLVQNGIPAVPYHAGLDARTRAKHQARFLREDGLIVVATIAFGMGIDKPDVRFVAHLDLPKSVEGYYQETGRAGRDGLPSTAWLAYGLQDVVQQRKMIDTSEGDEAHRRRLGAHLNAMLALCETVECRRVQILNYFGQQAGPCGNCDTCLNPPEKWDGTIPAQKLLSTVVRLRNERRQKFGAGQVIDILLGKSTPKVTQFQHDTLKTFGIGTELREPEWRAVVRQLLAQGLLAVEGDYGSLVLTETSAEVLGGNRQVLLRREPERAAAAKVRSTRKAAAAVDMPAEAAPLFERLRAWRAGVAKEQGVPAYVVFHDATLRQIATQRPSSLADLGTVSGVGENKLAKYGEGLLEVLTTE, encoded by the coding sequence GTGGCAGAGACCGACCTCGCACCCGCGTCCGAAGCGCTGGAGACCCTCCGGCGCGTGTTCGGCTACGACAGCTTCCGCGGCGACCAGGCGGCGATCGTCGAGCACATGATCGCCGGCGGCGACGCGCTCGTGCTGATGCCCACCGGCGGCGGGAAGTCCTTGTGCTACCAGATTCCCGCCCTGGTGCGGCCCGGCGTGGGCGTCGTCGTCTCGCCGCTGATCGCGCTGATGCAGGACCAGGTCGACGCGCTGCGCAACGCCGGTGTCCGCGCCGGCTTCCTCAACTCCACGCAGGACTACGCGGCGCGGCAGGAGGTGGAGTCGGCGTTCCTCAACGGCGAGCTCGACCTGCTCTACCTGGCGCCCGAACGGCTTTCGGTGGAATCCACCGTGCGGCTGCTCGACCGTGGCAAGATTTCGCTGTTCGCGATCGACGAAGCGCACTGCGTCGCCCAGTGGGGCCACGACTTCCGGCCCGACTACCTCCAGCTCTCCGCCCTGCACGAGCGGTGGCCGGAAGTCCCGCGGATCGCGCTGACGGCGACCGCGACCGAGGCCACGCACAAGGAGATCACCGCACGGCTGCGGCTCGACGAGGCCCGGCACTTCGTCGCGAGCTTCGACCGGCCGAACATCCAGTACCGGATCGTCGGCAAGAACTCGCCGCAGCGGCAGCTGCTGGAGCTGCTGCGCACCGAGCACGCCGGTGACGCGGGGATCGTCTACTGCCTGTCCCGGAATTCGGTGGAGAAGACCGCGGAGTTCCTGGTGCAGAACGGGATTCCGGCAGTGCCCTACCACGCGGGGCTCGACGCGCGCACCCGCGCGAAGCACCAGGCGCGGTTCCTGCGCGAAGACGGGCTGATCGTCGTCGCGACGATCGCGTTCGGGATGGGCATCGACAAACCGGACGTCCGGTTCGTCGCGCACCTCGACCTGCCGAAGTCGGTCGAGGGCTACTACCAGGAAACCGGCCGCGCGGGCCGCGACGGGCTGCCGTCGACGGCGTGGCTGGCGTACGGGCTGCAGGACGTCGTCCAGCAGCGCAAGATGATCGACACGTCCGAGGGCGACGAAGCGCACCGCCGTCGGCTGGGCGCGCACCTGAACGCGATGCTCGCGTTGTGCGAGACGGTCGAGTGCCGCCGCGTGCAGATCCTCAACTACTTCGGGCAGCAGGCTGGTCCGTGCGGCAACTGCGACACGTGCCTGAACCCGCCGGAGAAGTGGGACGGCACCATCCCGGCGCAGAAACTGCTGTCCACCGTCGTGCGGCTGCGCAACGAACGGCGGCAGAAGTTCGGCGCCGGCCAGGTCATCGACATCCTGCTCGGCAAGTCCACGCCCAAGGTCACGCAGTTCCAGCACGACACGCTCAAGACGTTCGGCATCGGCACCGAGCTGCGCGAGCCGGAGTGGCGGGCGGTCGTCCGCCAGCTGCTCGCCCAAGGCCTGCTCGCCGTCGAAGGCGACTACGGCTCGCTCGTGCTCACCGAGACCAGCGCGGAGGTGCTGGGCGGCAACCGCCAGGTGCTGCTGCGCCGCGAACCCGAGCGGGCCGCCGCCGCGAAGGTCCGCAGCACGCGCAAGGCCGCCGCGGCCGTGGACATGCCCGCGGAGGCCGCCCCGCTCTTCGAACGCCTGCGCGCGTGGCGGGCCGGCGTCGCGAAGGAGCAGGGCGTGCCCGCCTACGTCGTCTTCCACGACGCGACCCTGCGCCAGATCGCCACGCAACGACCGTCGTCGCTGGCGGATCTGGGCACGGTCAGCGGCGTCGGCGAGAACAAGCTCGCCAAGTACGGCGAGGGACTCCTGGAGGTCCTGACGACCGAGTGA